The following coding sequences are from one uncultured Desulfobacter sp. window:
- a CDS encoding tetratricopeptide repeat protein produces MRELSPTYLKVLSSAWTVFFFMFMQAASAMAAQPVIKAIHVKDNPFSVMVDMTGKAPVKVVRVGDREVLVAIKNARLPKGTVIDGKNNPNLESVHVEALDGNVVALMVTGKHPSEEIIKFSFDAANQLTVVLNKSVNLAAAVPKSTPAPEPAPQARTAPEPSTQAESAPPQPDKPVLSQPQEPAEPPALADTATEPAMQKPDPITQASPAPAPKKETVIAKAKEARKEAPLYIPPNRQASRFKGDISDMYRGKDPLQGCGANAVENAMLLVKKQLYKEAGAILEQYLFEENPFCLEQVHYLLAYVNFMGVENNDPAGLLRAERMFQDAMVSFPKSTYLPFAYAAMGLIHTRLNNSATAEGYFDIITKDFPDYSGMPEVEYHLAKIYSARGYNDKALNLYKKVFESPISNGYISDAGVGYGKALFENLRYYDALSVLNYVIQNDVKKVYESSDLLKYAADANFELGLSKGARENYIRMLNLYPDVKDPDMALSKTGDAYGMENQEEKAIKLYELVREKYPDSPGFINASIGIARYLDTDEEKIEIYEMVKTRFPENTYARIAMMRLAEIYQKNGEYDKCIKEIEDLLSTHPRGLRYEAVKLMQKAYEALFKEQLKADEYTSVLMRYESEKMKLDKMGGRLIPFYVGQAYLQADLYEEAFNQLISAYKLYKRSERPAALLFGLGKAMDESGRDNDALKLLYAFTKRFPKDTNRVEALLRIGQIYLEKGKFSKADDNLILAYKAGGDALAKGRILMLRAAIYQKKPDLKTAAELQARAVKAFAASPGENYEILAGAYKTLGSTYLAMKSYGQAADAFAKALDFSQGDRAKANIGFLLGDAYQKGNALDKAKETFEQIVQSYDSVWARLAQQRLTTMGLAEKMINS; encoded by the coding sequence ATGAGAGAATTAAGCCCCACATACCTGAAGGTTTTATCATCGGCCTGGACCGTGTTTTTCTTCATGTTTATGCAGGCAGCATCGGCCATGGCCGCGCAACCCGTTATCAAAGCAATTCACGTCAAGGACAATCCCTTTTCCGTGATGGTTGATATGACCGGGAAAGCCCCTGTCAAAGTGGTCCGCGTCGGAGACCGGGAGGTGCTGGTGGCCATTAAAAATGCACGCCTGCCCAAAGGGACGGTCATCGACGGCAAAAACAATCCCAACCTTGAATCCGTCCATGTGGAAGCCCTTGACGGCAATGTGGTTGCCCTGATGGTAACGGGAAAACACCCCAGTGAAGAAATAATTAAGTTCTCTTTTGATGCCGCTAATCAGTTGACCGTTGTTTTAAATAAATCTGTAAATCTTGCCGCTGCCGTTCCCAAATCCACCCCGGCACCTGAACCTGCGCCCCAGGCCCGGACTGCGCCGGAACCGTCAACACAGGCAGAATCGGCGCCTCCGCAACCTGACAAGCCAGTCTTATCTCAGCCCCAGGAACCTGCCGAGCCCCCTGCCCTTGCCGACACCGCCACCGAGCCTGCAATGCAGAAGCCGGACCCCATAACCCAAGCGTCCCCGGCGCCTGCGCCCAAAAAGGAGACGGTTATAGCCAAGGCAAAAGAGGCGAGAAAGGAAGCACCGCTTTATATTCCGCCAAATCGTCAGGCCAGTCGTTTTAAAGGCGATATCAGCGATATGTACCGGGGCAAAGACCCGTTGCAGGGCTGCGGGGCCAATGCCGTTGAAAATGCCATGCTTCTGGTCAAAAAACAGTTGTATAAAGAAGCCGGGGCCATTCTGGAACAATATCTATTTGAGGAAAACCCCTTCTGCCTGGAACAGGTTCACTATCTCCTGGCCTATGTCAATTTTATGGGTGTTGAAAACAATGATCCGGCAGGGCTTTTAAGGGCAGAACGTATGTTTCAGGATGCCATGGTGTCCTTTCCGAAATCAACCTATCTTCCCTTTGCCTATGCCGCCATGGGATTGATTCATACCCGTTTGAACAACAGTGCCACCGCCGAAGGGTATTTTGATATTATCACCAAGGACTTTCCGGACTACTCCGGCATGCCCGAGGTGGAGTACCATCTGGCCAAAATTTATAGTGCCAGAGGATACAATGACAAAGCCCTGAATCTGTATAAAAAGGTATTTGAGTCCCCAATAAGCAACGGGTATATATCGGATGCAGGCGTGGGCTATGGTAAGGCCCTGTTCGAAAACCTGCGGTATTATGACGCACTGAGCGTGCTTAATTATGTCATACAAAATGATGTAAAAAAGGTGTATGAATCTTCGGACCTGCTCAAATATGCGGCAGATGCCAATTTTGAACTGGGCCTAAGCAAAGGGGCCCGGGAAAATTATATCCGGATGCTGAATCTTTACCCGGATGTCAAAGATCCCGACATGGCGCTAAGCAAGACCGGCGACGCTTACGGCATGGAGAACCAGGAAGAAAAGGCGATCAAATTATATGAACTGGTCCGGGAAAAATACCCAGATTCCCCGGGATTTATAAATGCCTCCATCGGGATTGCCAGATACCTTGACACCGATGAAGAAAAGATTGAAATCTACGAAATGGTCAAAACCCGGTTTCCGGAAAACACCTACGCCCGGATCGCCATGATGCGCCTGGCTGAAATTTATCAGAAAAACGGGGAGTATGATAAGTGCATCAAAGAAATCGAAGACCTGTTATCCACCCATCCCAGGGGGCTGCGCTACGAAGCGGTCAAGCTGATGCAAAAGGCCTATGAGGCACTGTTTAAAGAACAATTAAAGGCAGATGAATATACCTCCGTATTGATGAGGTATGAATCCGAAAAAATGAAGTTAGACAAAATGGGCGGCCGGCTGATTCCCTTTTATGTGGGCCAGGCCTATTTACAGGCGGATTTGTATGAAGAGGCATTTAATCAGTTGATCTCCGCGTACAAACTTTATAAAAGGTCGGAACGCCCGGCCGCGCTTTTGTTTGGACTGGGTAAAGCCATGGACGAGTCCGGCAGGGATAACGATGCCTTAAAATTATTATACGCGTTTACGAAAAGATTTCCAAAAGATACAAACCGGGTTGAGGCCCTGCTCCGGATCGGACAGATTTACCTGGAAAAGGGTAAATTTTCAAAGGCGGATGATAATCTAATCCTGGCGTATAAAGCTGGGGGAGATGCACTGGCCAAAGGGCGAATACTCATGCTTCGCGCAGCCATTTACCAAAAGAAGCCGGACTTGAAAACGGCGGCAGAACTCCAGGCCCGGGCCGTGAAGGCATTCGCCGCATCTCCCGGCGAAAATTACGAGATCCTGGCAGGGGCTTACAAAACCCTGGGCTCCACTTACCTGGCAATGAAATCCTATGGCCAGGCCGCCGATGCCTTTGCCAAAGCCCTGGATTTTTCACAGGGAGACCGGGCCAAGGCCAATATCGGATTTCTGCTGGGGGATGCCTACCAGAAAGGCAATGCCCTGGACAAGGCTAAAGAGACCTTTGAGCAGATCGTACAGTCTTACGACTCGGTCTGGGCCAGGCTGGCCCAGCAGCGCTTGACGACCATGGGGCTGGCGGAAAAAATGATCAATTCATAA
- a CDS encoding sigma-54 dependent transcriptional regulator codes for MAQATAEKTTASVDAPPQTIPGFDRSGIAGVSKGLMAVLDRVRKVARSDSSVLITGESGTGKELIARAIHKNSTRKDGPMVVINCGAIPSELLESELFGHEKGAFTGAHRTRTGRFEIADKGTIFLDEIGDMSPDLQVKLLRALQERRFERVGGSQTISVDIRVISATNKNLTAAMADNEFREDLYYRLNVIPINILPLRERPEDIIPLVNHFQSGFTRRNAEYEAKIFPDSVKQVLETYEWPGNIRELENLVERLSVLVETDTVSIADLPSCMTDTGTDATPVCVTGVFRNNIGFNEAVESYQKSLITHALNQTGWVKAKAAELLKMNRTTLVEKIKKMDIEPEDEMPVF; via the coding sequence ATGGCCCAAGCAACTGCCGAAAAAACAACTGCTTCAGTTGACGCCCCGCCCCAAACGATTCCGGGTTTTGACCGCAGCGGCATTGCCGGTGTGAGCAAAGGCCTGATGGCCGTGCTCGACCGGGTGCGCAAGGTTGCGCGCTCGGATTCATCGGTGCTGATCACAGGCGAAAGCGGGACGGGCAAGGAACTTATTGCCCGGGCCATCCATAAAAATTCAACAAGAAAAGACGGTCCCATGGTGGTCATCAATTGCGGCGCCATTCCCAGCGAACTTCTTGAAAGCGAGTTGTTCGGCCACGAAAAAGGCGCATTCACCGGCGCCCATCGTACAAGGACCGGACGTTTTGAAATTGCCGATAAAGGGACAATTTTTCTGGATGAAATCGGAGACATGAGTCCGGATCTGCAGGTAAAATTGTTACGCGCGTTACAGGAAAGGCGATTCGAACGGGTGGGCGGCTCCCAGACCATATCCGTTGATATCCGGGTCATTTCAGCCACCAACAAAAATTTGACCGCAGCCATGGCGGATAATGAATTCAGAGAAGACCTCTATTACCGCCTTAACGTGATTCCCATCAATATTTTGCCCCTGCGCGAACGTCCTGAAGACATCATCCCCCTGGTAAACCATTTCCAGTCCGGATTCACACGACGCAACGCCGAATATGAGGCCAAGATATTTCCGGATTCGGTAAAACAGGTGCTTGAAACCTATGAATGGCCCGGTAACATCCGGGAACTTGAAAATCTGGTGGAACGGCTGTCAGTGCTTGTGGAGACCGATACCGTCAGCATCGCCGATCTGCCAAGCTGCATGACCGATACCGGGACAGATGCCACCCCGGTCTGTGTGACCGGCGTGTTTCGGAATAACATCGGGTTTAATGAGGCCGTGGAATCATATCAAAAATCTTTAATTACCCACGCCTTGAATCAAACCGGGTGGGTAAAAGCCAAGGCCGCCGAACTGTTAAAAATGAACCGGACGACCCTGGTGGAGAAAATAAAGAAAATGGATATTGAACCGGAAGACGAGATGCCGGTTTTTTGA
- a CDS encoding response regulator, with amino-acid sequence MDTSIKILIVDDFATMRRILKNILKQLGFKNLVEADDGTTAWDVLESQEIDLIISDWNMPKMTGLELLKKVRASDKYKKSPFLMVTAEAQKQNVIEAVQAGVSNYVVKPFTAEAISDKLKKILK; translated from the coding sequence ATGGACACATCCATCAAGATTTTAATAGTTGACGATTTTGCGACCATGCGCCGTATTCTGAAGAATATTTTAAAACAGCTTGGTTTTAAAAATCTGGTGGAGGCCGATGATGGTACAACGGCGTGGGACGTCCTTGAAAGCCAGGAGATTGATCTGATTATTTCCGACTGGAACATGCCCAAAATGACGGGACTTGAACTGCTTAAAAAAGTCAGGGCCAGTGATAAGTACAAAAAATCACCTTTTTTGATGGTCACGGCTGAAGCCCAGAAACAAAACGTCATAGAAGCCGTACAAGCCGGTGTCTCCAATTATGTGGTCAAGCCGTTTACGGCGGAGGCGATTTCTGACAAACTCAAAAAAATCCTTAAATAA
- a CDS encoding chemotaxis protein CheX: MDVTLINPFINATINVLETMAFVKVTAGKPYLKKDNIAVGDVTGVLGLTGVAQGTIAVTFEEKCILTVVSNMFGEKMEGLNEEIADAVGELTNMISGQARRELDEIGKVFKAAIPSVVTGKRHTIRHYGNGPKIAIPFQTDGGEFTIEVCFER; this comes from the coding sequence TTGGATGTCACACTGATAAATCCATTCATCAATGCAACCATTAACGTATTGGAGACCATGGCCTTTGTCAAGGTTACGGCGGGAAAGCCCTATCTTAAAAAAGATAATATCGCCGTGGGTGATGTGACGGGGGTCCTGGGGCTGACCGGTGTCGCCCAGGGAACCATTGCCGTCACGTTTGAAGAGAAATGTATCTTAACGGTCGTTTCCAACATGTTCGGAGAAAAAATGGAAGGTCTCAACGAAGAGATCGCCGATGCCGTTGGTGAATTGACCAATATGATTTCCGGGCAGGCCCGGCGGGAGCTTGATGAAATAGGAAAAGTGTTCAAGGCGGCCATTCCGTCCGTGGTCACGGGAAAACGACATACCATCCGACACTATGGGAATGGCCCTAAAATCGCAATCCCGTTCCAGACCGATGGTGGAGAATTTACAATTGAGGTGTGTTTTGAAAGATAG
- a CDS encoding PilZ domain-containing protein, with translation MYTTYIFSAWSEIALNIPDKDDRRKYSRVIFATKIEIHMIDASGQNARFEAHSKDLSQKGVFAKTDKRPALDTMCRVNIYLSGGIDDIKLEIQGRIVRHTDAGFGVEFESMDLDTFTHLKNVVLYNSDDSD, from the coding sequence GTGTATACAACTTATATCTTTTCAGCGTGGAGTGAAATTGCATTGAACATTCCAGACAAAGACGACAGGCGAAAATATTCCCGGGTGATTTTTGCGACCAAAATCGAAATCCACATGATTGACGCGTCCGGTCAAAACGCTCGGTTTGAAGCCCATTCAAAGGATTTGAGCCAAAAAGGCGTATTTGCCAAAACAGACAAGCGACCGGCCTTGGATACGATGTGCCGGGTGAATATCTATCTGTCCGGAGGCATAGACGATATCAAGCTGGAAATCCAGGGACGAATCGTCAGGCACACGGACGCCGGATTTGGTGTAGAATTTGAGTCCATGGACCTGGATACATTTACCCATCTTAAAAATGTGGTTTTATATAATAGTGACGACTCTGATTAG
- a CDS encoding HD domain-containing phosphohydrolase: MNKDNVKILVVDDENGILDVTEGFFERKGYQVYTADNGETALGIINREKIDCIFTDINMPVMDGLELAEQIRQIDSTLPVVVMTGYPSLENTIQTLKNGVVDYLIKPVNLEQMELTLRRILRERGLFVENLILKEEVERQERLRKLNNELVKKVEEVNTLNRVMEDFSAIDSSYEIFNKVVRLGVEELKADLVFFHVYSEQDSPLVLVDKAAAKHKTYPPSHAVDIPEAEKAFIIESLGSDYTPCLVPDASGIPSMKRQVHSFMVAPLKIRDKIFGIVSAYIFQGPRFFGEQDIYYLNFITQKAASGIENIALYENIYENLFSTLFAFVTALEVRDLYTRKHSTRVAQVAHMIGEEMGCSDEELDMINVAGSLHDIGKIGIRDDILLKPGRLTEDEYEKIKEHPAIGADIISNLGLWGREARIIRHHHERFDGKGYPDGLQGGQIPKLARILSVADSYDAMASDRAYRKKIDKHVVLDIIVKNSGSQFDPDVVNNFLRVATQDLPDDF, translated from the coding sequence ATGAACAAGGACAATGTTAAAATCCTGGTGGTGGATGACGAAAACGGCATTCTGGATGTCACAGAAGGATTTTTTGAAAGAAAAGGCTACCAAGTGTATACTGCAGACAATGGGGAAACCGCTCTGGGTATTATTAATCGGGAAAAAATAGACTGCATTTTCACCGATATCAACATGCCCGTGATGGACGGCCTCGAACTTGCCGAACAAATCCGCCAGATTGACAGTACGCTGCCCGTTGTGGTGATGACTGGGTATCCGTCCCTTGAAAATACCATACAGACCTTGAAAAACGGCGTTGTGGATTACCTGATCAAGCCGGTAAACCTTGAACAGATGGAGTTGACCCTTCGCAGGATATTGCGGGAACGCGGGCTTTTCGTTGAAAACCTGATTCTCAAGGAAGAGGTGGAACGTCAGGAACGCCTGCGTAAACTCAACAACGAACTGGTTAAAAAAGTTGAGGAAGTCAATACCTTAAACCGGGTCATGGAAGATTTTTCCGCCATTGATTCCAGTTACGAAATTTTTAACAAAGTTGTCCGGTTAGGTGTCGAAGAACTCAAGGCGGACCTGGTCTTTTTTCATGTGTATTCAGAACAGGACAGCCCCCTGGTCCTTGTGGACAAAGCGGCCGCAAAACACAAAACATACCCGCCATCCCATGCCGTAGATATTCCCGAAGCGGAAAAGGCCTTCATAATAGAGTCACTGGGAAGCGATTACACACCCTGCCTTGTCCCGGATGCCTCGGGCATCCCTTCAATGAAACGTCAAGTACACTCCTTTATGGTCGCGCCATTGAAAATCCGGGATAAGATTTTCGGTATTGTTTCAGCATATATTTTCCAGGGCCCTCGTTTTTTCGGCGAACAGGACATTTACTACTTAAATTTTATCACCCAGAAAGCGGCCTCGGGCATTGAAAATATCGCTCTATATGAAAATATATATGAAAATCTGTTTTCCACCCTGTTTGCGTTTGTTACGGCCCTTGAAGTCCGGGATCTTTATACCCGTAAACATTCGACCCGGGTGGCCCAGGTCGCCCACATGATCGGCGAAGAGATGGGATGCTCCGACGAAGAACTGGACATGATTAATGTGGCAGGCAGCCTTCATGATATCGGTAAAATAGGCATCAGAGACGATATTCTTCTAAAGCCGGGACGGCTTACCGAAGATGAATACGAAAAAATAAAAGAGCATCCGGCCATCGGTGCCGATATCATAAGCAACCTGGGGCTTTGGGGCAGGGAAGCCCGGATCATCCGGCATCACCATGAACGATTTGACGGCAAAGGATACCCCGACGGGCTTCAAGGCGGACAGATCCCCAAGCTGGCAAGGATATTATCCGTTGCCGACAGTTATGATGCCATGGCATCGGACAGGGCCTATCGAAAAAAAATAGATAAACATGTCGTCCTCGACATTATCGTTAAAAATTCAGGATCTCAGTTTGACCCTGATGTGGTGAATAATTTTCTGCGGGTGGCGACCCAGGACCTGCCGGATGATTTTTAA
- a CDS encoding Lrp/AsnC family transcriptional regulator: MDKTDLEILKILQRKARIPNVEVARRIGMAPSAVLERIKKLEAKKIIQGYEVRLNPEMFGGAMIAFVSIQVTRPSKIRETGEQLAAIEQVQEVHYLAGGDTLMLKIKTSDNTALEALIQNRIADLNSVKATQTFIALSTFKESAKIKLPDDI, encoded by the coding sequence ATGGATAAAACGGACCTGGAAATTCTTAAGATCCTACAGAGAAAAGCCAGAATTCCCAATGTTGAGGTCGCCAGGCGCATTGGCATGGCCCCGTCCGCAGTGCTCGAGCGAATTAAAAAGCTGGAGGCAAAAAAAATCATCCAGGGGTATGAGGTGCGCCTGAACCCTGAGATGTTCGGCGGGGCCATGATTGCCTTTGTCAGTATCCAGGTGACCCGCCCGTCCAAAATTCGGGAAACCGGCGAACAGCTGGCGGCCATTGAACAGGTCCAGGAGGTCCACTATTTGGCCGGGGGCGACACCCTGATGCTCAAAATAAAGACATCCGACAACACGGCGCTGGAAGCGCTGATTCAAAACCGGATCGCGGATCTGAACAGCGTGAAGGCAACCCAAACATTTATTGCGCTATCCACGTTCAAGGAGAGCGCCAAGATCAAATTGCCGGATGATATTTAA
- a CDS encoding diaminopimelate decarboxylase, which yields MPMSPEFKDRLSAVVQDAASAFGTPFHIYDETGIIQTCKALNDAFAPIDGFKEYFAVKGLPNPTVMALLKGQGFGFDCSSVPEIELARQVGSNADDIMFTSNNTTREQLVAAMDNGGSIVNLDDISLIQKLPAVPELLCFRYNPGAARQGNDIIGKPEEAKYGLTREQIFSAYEQAKAMGVKRFGLHTMMASNELNFQYMIDTADMLLQLIEEINQALDIRFEFINIGGGLGIPYTPDAEPFNLEGMAKGIIRSFGAFKDKNGWIPKLYMESARFITGPHGVLVTSVINHKNTYRNYVGVDASMSALMRPGMYGAYHHIHIHDKPGSAPLKTVDVVGALCENNDKFSIQRQLPETREGDILVIHDTGAHGHAMGFNYNGQLRPKELLLKTDGSIELIRRAETMDDYFATLTFEPKTIKPKQG from the coding sequence ATGCCCATGTCACCTGAATTCAAAGATAGACTGTCCGCGGTGGTCCAGGATGCCGCCTCCGCCTTTGGCACCCCTTTTCACATCTACGATGAGACCGGGATCATTCAAACATGCAAGGCCCTGAATGACGCCTTTGCCCCCATTGACGGATTCAAAGAGTATTTTGCGGTTAAAGGCCTGCCAAATCCCACGGTGATGGCGCTTCTTAAAGGCCAGGGCTTTGGTTTTGACTGTTCTTCGGTGCCGGAGATCGAACTGGCCCGCCAAGTCGGAAGCAATGCCGACGATATCATGTTCACCTCCAACAACACCACCCGGGAACAGTTGGTTGCCGCCATGGACAATGGAGGAAGCATCGTAAACCTGGATGATATCTCCCTGATTCAAAAGCTGCCGGCCGTACCTGAGCTGCTTTGTTTCAGATACAACCCCGGGGCCGCACGCCAGGGGAACGACATTATCGGTAAGCCTGAGGAAGCCAAATACGGTTTGACCCGGGAACAGATTTTTTCAGCCTATGAACAGGCCAAAGCCATGGGTGTCAAAAGATTCGGCCTGCATACCATGATGGCCTCCAATGAGCTTAATTTCCAATACATGATTGATACGGCAGATATGCTGCTCCAATTGATTGAGGAGATAAACCAGGCCCTTGATATCCGTTTTGAATTTATCAACATCGGCGGTGGATTGGGTATCCCCTATACGCCGGATGCCGAGCCCTTCAACCTTGAGGGTATGGCCAAGGGCATTATCCGTTCCTTTGGGGCGTTTAAAGATAAAAACGGCTGGATACCCAAATTGTATATGGAAAGTGCCCGGTTTATCACCGGCCCCCACGGGGTTCTGGTCACCTCTGTGATCAACCACAAAAATACCTACCGAAACTATGTGGGCGTGGATGCTTCCATGTCGGCGTTGATGCGTCCGGGCATGTATGGTGCCTACCATCACATTCACATCCATGACAAGCCGGGTTCCGCACCCTTGAAAACAGTGGATGTCGTCGGTGCTTTGTGTGAGAACAACGACAAGTTTTCCATCCAGCGGCAGCTGCCGGAAACCCGTGAAGGCGATATCCTGGTGATCCACGACACCGGTGCCCACGGGCATGCCATGGGCTTTAACTACAACGGCCAGCTTCGCCCCAAGGAACTCTTGCTTAAAACCGACGGCAGCATTGAACTGATCCGCCGGGCAGAGACCATGGATGACTATTTTGCCACATTAACTTTTGAGCCCAAAACCATTAAACCCAAGCAAGGCTGA
- a CDS encoding GNAT family N-acetyltransferase, translating into MDLKEICPEKLITAQASVKKIRNGSRVFIGTGCGEPQHLIRTMVEDQSLQDIVVYQMLSTTLAEYLNDDTFSARFSIKLFFISVLMRKFAFEGKIDYIPAYLSQIPKVFRNNEIGLDVALIQVSPPDAHGYCSLGISVDITLSGMKNAKMTIAQVNPQMPRTWGDSLVHIDDIDYVVEYEEELLESLAKTKNKTVVERIGHYVNQLVDDGATLQIGFGHLPHAIMPYLAGKKDLGIHTQVITDGLLPLFKQKVITNRKKNFLPERAVASLCMGSKELYRYIADNPMFYFRSSEFVNDPNVIARNDNLISISSALEVDLTGQICTDSKGYLFYSGIGDQVDFIRGSAMSKGGFSIVIIPSTAQNGKVSRIVTHLSEGAGVATTRGDIDLVVTEYGIAEIRRKSIFQRVMELAQIAHPKFRKQLIEEAKQRHYIFSDQLPPTNQDLLFLVAYKYNMLLPGGKQLEVRPLQPSDEFESRNFYYSLQEDSIYFRFFNRRKVFSRRMLQQMWAQVDYSRNMTLIALVQQGKRKQIVAVASYAEVDPKNAEVAFLVQEELHGKGIATFMLTCLEKIARKNNYTGFTALVLAENRKMISVFKHTYPHAEFVRGEGGEIEVSMPFDMKETPTTSDDPSLG; encoded by the coding sequence ATGGATTTAAAAGAAATCTGTCCTGAGAAGTTGATCACCGCACAAGCAAGTGTCAAAAAAATTCGCAATGGTTCCCGGGTATTCATCGGCACAGGATGCGGAGAACCCCAGCACCTGATCCGGACCATGGTCGAAGATCAGTCCCTCCAGGATATTGTTGTATACCAGATGCTGTCCACCACCCTGGCTGAATATCTCAATGACGACACGTTTTCGGCCCGATTTTCCATCAAGTTGTTTTTTATTTCCGTGTTGATGCGTAAATTTGCCTTTGAAGGAAAAATTGACTATATCCCGGCCTATTTGTCTCAGATCCCTAAAGTGTTCCGGAACAATGAAATCGGTCTGGATGTTGCCCTGATACAGGTCAGTCCGCCGGATGCCCATGGATATTGTTCTCTGGGCATTTCCGTGGACATCACCCTGTCGGGTATGAAAAATGCCAAGATGACCATCGCCCAGGTCAATCCCCAGATGCCCAGAACCTGGGGAGACTCTTTGGTCCACATCGACGATATTGATTATGTCGTGGAATACGAAGAGGAGCTGCTGGAGTCCCTGGCCAAGACCAAAAATAAAACGGTGGTTGAGCGAATCGGCCATTATGTCAACCAGCTGGTGGATGACGGTGCTACGCTACAGATCGGTTTCGGGCACCTGCCCCATGCCATCATGCCTTATTTGGCCGGTAAGAAGGACCTGGGTATTCATACCCAGGTGATTACGGACGGGCTTTTGCCGCTGTTTAAACAGAAGGTCATCACCAACCGCAAAAAAAATTTTCTTCCCGAACGGGCCGTGGCGTCCCTGTGCATGGGGTCAAAGGAGTTATATAGGTATATCGCCGACAACCCCATGTTCTATTTTAGATCCTCTGAGTTTGTGAACGACCCCAATGTCATCGCCAGAAATGATAATCTGATCTCCATCAGTTCGGCCCTGGAGGTGGATCTGACAGGCCAGATATGCACGGACTCAAAGGGGTATCTGTTCTATTCGGGTATCGGCGACCAGGTTGATTTTATCAGGGGGTCCGCCATGTCCAAGGGCGGGTTTTCCATTGTTATCATCCCGTCCACGGCCCAAAACGGCAAGGTTTCCCGGATTGTAACGCATTTGAGTGAAGGGGCCGGGGTGGCCACCACCCGGGGGGATATTGACCTTGTGGTCACGGAATACGGCATTGCGGAAATTCGGCGGAAAAGCATTTTCCAGCGGGTGATGGAATTGGCCCAGATTGCCCACCCCAAATTCCGCAAGCAGCTCATTGAAGAGGCCAAACAACGCCATTACATTTTCAGCGACCAACTGCCGCCCACAAACCAGGACCTGCTGTTTCTGGTGGCCTATAAATACAACATGCTTTTGCCCGGCGGCAAACAGTTGGAAGTGCGGCCCCTTCAGCCCTCGGATGAATTCGAGTCAAGGAATTTTTATTATTCTCTCCAGGAAGATTCCATCTATTTCCGGTTTTTCAACCGGCGCAAGGTATTTTCAAGACGCATGCTCCAGCAGATGTGGGCCCAGGTGGATTACAGCCGGAACATGACCCTGATTGCCCTTGTGCAGCAGGGCAAACGCAAACAGATCGTGGCGGTGGCGTCTTACGCAGAAGTGGACCCCAAGAATGCGGAAGTGGCCTTTCTGGTGCAAGAAGAGCTGCATGGTAAGGGGATTGCCACCTTTATGTTGACCTGCCTTGAAAAAATTGCCAGAAAGAACAATTATACCGGATTTACGGCTCTTGTTCTGGCCGAAAACCGCAAAATGATTAGTGTGTTTAAACACACCTATCCCCACGCAGAATTTGTACGTGGAGAAGGTGGTGAAATTGAAGTGTCAATGCCCTTTGATATGAAGGAAACGCCCACCACATCTGATGATCCGTCCTTGGGATAA